A region of Nocardioides alkalitolerans DNA encodes the following proteins:
- a CDS encoding PEP-utilizing enzyme, which translates to MTDWPIDDATSKLFPLYSRANVGEIFPDPISPLNASAGFQHNLEPGWRDAFVACGVWDHDLYDASVEKAILPAFGSYLYINMSLMRLFGVRVPGMSAEAVDLQYFGDMPGIPSYESERRDFDEDPAFEAKAGAWLMGEVLGATDLAAYDADRAEVDAIRAQRPDLSAATDEELRRRLTSFDALARRLFQHHIEASLKSGVGLGAMAQVAAAVGRPELALTLVSGIGDVDSTGPSKGIWRLGRAASTGPVAALFDAGTEGLHDRLVASEEAEVQAFVADLRQFLADWDFRGPAEWEIRALTWGVKPDMVLSTIDRMRRVDEGEDPAVKAEARAAEREAAATELRAALAGSEEGLAQFEAAYGAAALWLRGRERGRTTAAMLMHEQRLAALELGRRGVAAGALDNAQQVFMLFEEELDAYLADPSSFTATVRERETSYLALFDLVPPFVVAGDPPPVETWERRDAAAGDVLAAGGTITGVSGCTGVARGRARVLLTPDDPSALEPGEILVAPITDPSWTPLFMAAGAVVVDVGAPFSHAAIVSRELGIPCVVSAASATSRIPDGAEIEVDGTTGTITVLG; encoded by the coding sequence ATGACTGACTGGCCGATCGACGACGCCACGTCGAAGCTGTTCCCGCTCTACTCGCGCGCCAACGTCGGCGAGATCTTCCCCGACCCGATCAGCCCCCTGAACGCCTCCGCGGGCTTCCAGCACAACCTGGAGCCGGGGTGGCGCGACGCCTTCGTCGCGTGTGGCGTCTGGGACCACGACCTCTACGACGCGTCGGTCGAGAAGGCGATCCTCCCGGCGTTCGGCAGCTACCTCTACATCAACATGTCGCTCATGCGTCTCTTCGGCGTGCGCGTGCCGGGCATGTCCGCGGAGGCCGTCGACCTGCAGTACTTCGGCGACATGCCGGGCATCCCGTCCTACGAGAGCGAGCGCCGCGACTTCGACGAGGACCCCGCCTTCGAGGCCAAGGCCGGTGCCTGGCTGATGGGCGAGGTGCTGGGGGCGACCGACCTGGCGGCGTACGACGCGGACCGGGCCGAGGTCGACGCCATCCGCGCGCAGCGGCCCGACCTCTCCGCGGCGACCGACGAGGAGCTGCGTCGCCGGCTGACGTCCTTCGACGCGCTCGCCCGCCGGCTCTTCCAGCACCACATCGAGGCCAGCCTCAAGTCGGGCGTCGGCCTGGGGGCCATGGCACAGGTGGCCGCCGCGGTCGGTCGTCCCGAGCTGGCCCTCACCCTCGTGAGCGGCATCGGTGACGTCGACTCGACCGGCCCGTCGAAGGGCATCTGGCGCCTGGGCCGGGCGGCCTCGACCGGACCGGTCGCGGCGCTGTTCGACGCCGGCACCGAGGGTCTCCACGACCGCCTCGTCGCGAGCGAGGAGGCGGAGGTGCAGGCGTTCGTCGCCGACCTCCGGCAGTTCCTCGCCGACTGGGACTTCCGCGGACCTGCCGAGTGGGAGATCCGCGCGCTGACGTGGGGGGTCAAGCCCGACATGGTGCTGTCGACGATCGACCGCATGCGTCGTGTCGACGAGGGCGAGGACCCGGCCGTCAAGGCCGAGGCCCGCGCCGCCGAGCGCGAGGCCGCGGCCACCGAGCTGCGCGCCGCCCTCGCAGGATCGGAGGAGGGTCTCGCGCAGTTCGAGGCGGCGTACGGCGCGGCCGCCCTGTGGCTGCGGGGTCGCGAGCGTGGCCGCACCACCGCCGCGATGCTCATGCACGAGCAGCGCCTCGCGGCGCTCGAGCTCGGCCGTCGCGGCGTGGCCGCGGGCGCCCTCGACAACGCGCAGCAGGTCTTCATGCTGTTCGAGGAGGAGCTCGACGCCTACCTGGCCGACCCGTCGTCGTTCACGGCGACGGTGCGCGAGCGCGAGACGTCCTACCTGGCGCTCTTCGACCTCGTGCCGCCCTTCGTGGTGGCCGGCGACCCGCCGCCGGTCGAGACGTGGGAGCGGCGGGACGCGGCCGCGGGCGACGTGCTCGCCGCCGGCGGCACCATCACCGGCGTCTCGGGCTGCACCGGCGTCGCCCGGGGTCGCGCCCGCGTGCTCCTGACGCCCGACGACCCGTCGGCCCTCGAGCCCGGCGAGATCCTCGTCGCGCCCATCACGGACCCGTCCTGGACGCCGCTGTTCATGGCCGCCGGCGCCGTCGTCGTCGACGTCGGGGCACCCTTCAGCCACGCCGCGATCGTGTCCCGGGAGCTGGGCATCCCCTGCGTGGTCTCCGCCGCGAGCGCCACGAGCCGCATCCCCGACGGCGCCGAGATCGAGGTCGACGGCACGACGGGGACGATCACCGTCCTCGGCTGA
- a CDS encoding cation diffusion facilitator family transporter: MGHGHGHGHGGHGAGRAADRRRLKIVLAVTASILVLQAVGGILTGSLALLADSAHMAMDAGGVLLALGASYVAARPAGERTTFGYHRAEVLAALANAVVLLVLGAVLLVAGVSRLADPGEVDAGPMVLFALTGLVANGVSMAVLSRSDTGSLNLRGALMEVMADLLGSVFAIVAGLVILLTGFQQADPIASLLIAVMILPRAFTLARDALRVLFEVAPDGLDLAEVTAHLRRMDGVVDVHDLHAWTITSGLPSMSAHVTVTEEALATHGVGGMLDRVSSCVAEHFEVRHATFQIEPESHRAHEDLGEAH, from the coding sequence ATGGGACACGGCCACGGTCACGGTCACGGGGGCCACGGAGCGGGCAGGGCGGCCGACCGGCGACGCCTCAAGATCGTCCTGGCGGTCACCGCCTCGATCCTCGTGCTCCAGGCGGTCGGCGGCATCCTCACGGGGTCGCTCGCGCTGCTCGCGGACTCCGCCCACATGGCGATGGACGCCGGTGGCGTGCTGCTGGCGCTCGGGGCGTCGTACGTCGCGGCGCGGCCGGCGGGGGAGCGCACGACGTTCGGCTACCACCGCGCCGAGGTGCTCGCCGCCCTGGCCAACGCCGTGGTGCTGCTCGTGCTGGGCGCCGTGCTGCTGGTCGCCGGCGTTTCGCGCCTCGCGGACCCCGGGGAGGTGGATGCAGGGCCGATGGTGCTGTTCGCGCTCACCGGCCTCGTGGCCAACGGGGTCTCGATGGCGGTGCTGAGCCGCTCCGACACCGGCTCGCTCAACCTGCGCGGCGCGCTCATGGAGGTGATGGCCGACCTTCTCGGGTCGGTGTTCGCGATCGTCGCCGGGCTCGTGATCCTGCTGACCGGCTTCCAGCAGGCCGACCCGATCGCCTCGTTGCTCATCGCCGTGATGATCCTGCCCCGGGCGTTCACCCTCGCGCGCGACGCGCTCCGGGTGCTCTTCGAGGTCGCGCCCGACGGTCTCGACCTCGCCGAGGTGACCGCCCACCTCCGCCGGATGGACGGCGTGGTCGACGTGCACGACCTCCACGCGTGGACCATCACGTCGGGCCTGCCGTCGATGTCCGCGCACGTGACGGTGACCGAGGAGGCGCTGGCCACCCACGGCGTCGGCGGCATGCTCGACCGGGTCAGCAGCTGCGTGGCGGAGCACTTCGAGGTGCGCCACGCGACCTTCCAGATCGAGCCCGAGTCGCACCGCGCGCACGAGGACCTCGGCGAGGCCCATTAG
- a CDS encoding putative zinc-binding metallopeptidase has translation MCENELFFGNSRCVACDTRLGFSRAERAIVPVDDDGRYVDHQGERWWVCANRGLSGCTWVTSTQGGSCEACALTRTRPADGDAVGLAQLPAAESAKRHLVVELDALGLPVVGRDEDPVGGLCFDMLSSVEENVVIGHADGVITIDLAESDDARRERVRVELGEPYRTMLGHLRHEVGHYLQYTLVTGGERLERCRELFGDETADYQAEIDRHYSEGPPEGWEGRYITTYATMHPFEDFAETFAHYLHISDTVDTAAAQGLVTIDPSAFSSFRDLVLGVWVPLSVALNQINRSMGKDDLYPFVIPEPVLDKLDFVASLATQGAGRGV, from the coding sequence GTGTGTGAGAACGAGCTCTTCTTCGGCAACTCCCGGTGCGTCGCGTGCGACACCCGGCTGGGGTTCTCGCGGGCGGAGCGGGCGATCGTGCCCGTCGACGACGACGGGCGCTACGTCGACCACCAGGGCGAGCGGTGGTGGGTCTGCGCGAACCGCGGCCTCTCGGGGTGCACCTGGGTGACCTCCACCCAGGGCGGCTCCTGCGAGGCGTGCGCGCTGACCCGCACCCGTCCGGCGGACGGCGACGCGGTCGGCCTGGCCCAGCTCCCGGCGGCCGAGTCGGCGAAGCGCCACCTGGTGGTGGAGCTCGACGCGCTCGGCCTGCCGGTGGTCGGTCGTGACGAGGACCCGGTCGGCGGCCTCTGCTTCGACATGCTGAGCAGCGTCGAGGAGAACGTCGTCATCGGCCACGCCGACGGGGTCATCACGATCGACCTCGCGGAGAGCGACGACGCCCGCCGCGAGCGCGTGCGGGTCGAGCTGGGTGAGCCCTACCGCACGATGCTCGGTCACCTGCGGCACGAGGTGGGCCACTACCTGCAGTACACGTTGGTCACCGGGGGTGAGCGGCTCGAGCGCTGCCGCGAGCTCTTCGGCGACGAGACCGCCGACTACCAGGCGGAGATCGACCGGCACTACAGCGAGGGGCCGCCGGAGGGCTGGGAGGGGCGTTACATCACGACGTACGCCACCATGCACCCCTTCGAGGACTTCGCGGAGACGTTCGCGCACTACCTGCACATCTCCGACACCGTGGACACGGCGGCGGCGCAGGGACTGGTGACGATCGACCCGTCCGCGTTCTCCTCGTTCCGCGACCTCGTGCTGGGGGTGTGGGTGCCGCTCAGCGTGGCGCTCAACCAGATCAACCGGTCCATGGGCAAGGACGACCTCTACCCGTTCGTCATCCCGGAGCCGGTGCTCGACAAGCTGGACTTCGTGGCCTCCCTGGCCACGCAGGGTGCGGGAAGAGGAGTGTGA
- a CDS encoding glutathione S-transferase C-terminal domain-containing protein encodes MSAETDEKPGYVAKGKGFDRDMNYIPDRITAVDPATGEPRRPEHGPTDVPLWPAEPGRYRLVAAKACPWATRAIIVRQLLGLEDVISLGTPGPTHDQRSWTFDLDEGGRDPVLGIERLQEAYFARIPDYPRGITVPAVVEVETGKVVTNDFPWITHDFFSEWRDHHREDAPDLWPDDLRDEMDEVNKRVFTEVNNGVYRCGFAGSQESYDAAYDRLWTALDWLEERLTDRRFLMGDRLTEADVRLFTTLSRFDPVYHGHFKCNRQKLSEMPALWAYARDLFTMPGFGENTDFEQIKQHYYVVHSDINPTQVVPKGPDLGTWFEPHGREALGPTPAFAR; translated from the coding sequence ATGAGCGCCGAGACCGACGAGAAGCCCGGCTACGTGGCCAAGGGCAAGGGCTTCGACCGGGACATGAACTACATCCCGGACCGCATCACCGCCGTCGACCCCGCGACGGGCGAGCCGCGACGGCCGGAGCACGGCCCGACCGACGTGCCGCTGTGGCCGGCCGAGCCGGGGCGCTACCGCCTCGTCGCGGCGAAGGCCTGCCCGTGGGCGACCCGCGCGATCATCGTGCGCCAGCTGCTCGGGCTGGAGGACGTGATCTCGCTCGGCACGCCCGGCCCGACCCACGACCAGCGCTCCTGGACCTTCGACCTCGACGAGGGCGGCCGCGACCCGGTGCTGGGCATCGAGCGGCTGCAGGAGGCCTACTTCGCGCGGATCCCCGACTACCCGCGCGGCATCACGGTGCCGGCCGTCGTCGAGGTCGAGACCGGGAAGGTCGTCACCAACGACTTCCCGTGGATCACCCACGACTTCTTCTCCGAGTGGCGCGACCACCACCGCGAGGACGCCCCGGACCTGTGGCCCGACGACCTCCGCGACGAGATGGACGAGGTCAACAAGCGCGTGTTCACCGAGGTGAACAACGGCGTCTACCGCTGCGGCTTCGCAGGGTCGCAGGAGTCGTACGACGCGGCGTACGACCGTCTGTGGACGGCGCTCGACTGGCTCGAGGAACGGCTGACCGACCGGCGGTTCCTCATGGGCGACCGCCTGACGGAGGCCGACGTGCGGCTCTTCACGACGCTGTCGCGCTTCGACCCCGTCTACCACGGCCACTTCAAGTGCAACCGCCAGAAGCTGAGCGAGATGCCGGCGCTGTGGGCGTACGCCAGGGACCTGTTCACGATGCCGGGCTTCGGCGAGAACACGGACTTCGAGCAGATCAAGCAGCACTACTACGTGGTGCACAGCGACATCAACCCGACGCAGGTCGTGCCGAAGGGCCCCGACCTGGGGACCTGGTTCGAGCCGCACGGGCGCGAGGCGCTGGGCCCCACCCCGGCCTTCGCGCGCTGA
- a CDS encoding circularly permuted type 2 ATP-grasp protein codes for MTVLDDYTAALAQPRLGEAPDRYDELVAPDGTLRPAWRPLAEAAFRLTAGDLARVDDEIQRTLADDGVTYALPGERPEPWRLDPVPLVIEPDEWSTLEVGLTQRAELLNAVLADLYGPRTLLRSGVLPAPLVLGHPGYARVVARASNADPRPLLLSATDLGRTAAGEWRVLADRAQAPSGMGYAMENRRVVSRVLPELYRQATLHRMAPFFHALRTSLLQAAPGDPADPRVVVLSPGPHSETAYDQAFLASTLGVPLVQGSDLTVRDGAVWMRVFEHLEPVHVILRRVDAAFSDPLELRGDSRLGVAGLSEAVRRGTVRVVNGLGSGVLENPGLLPYLPAVAQHLLGEDLRLDAVPTWWCGEAEQRRTVLDRLDELEVRRIDGTRVDGDPDSLRARILAEPHAHVGQQPIALSQVPTFGRERASYGPPTGRIAPGPMSLRTFSLWYGSSYRPLVGGLATVRERRDGGRTSPWVSKDVWVLKKDAAEPDQHLAHQLQLSYAVPGAASGPRVLDDLFWFGRYRERAEDLLRLVLTAHALAEDYRARPWSSGGASLAVAWSAIHRLCPLPDTAPYAAAFAGLAGPEAARAEAFGAPLDAEFHAVLLDPAREGSVAQSLAALRSCAGGVRDQLSADTWRAFAALDRAAATLTASPHSHRVEEASGRMLDGMLALTGVTANMVRDPGWHMAGAGRTLERAQQVARLLAAATVERRGLDTDRRVLNVVLGATESVVTHRRRHRGYVKVDSVLELLLLDPHNPRSVAFCLDELRGHLAAMPGSTGSTRPERLLEELAERVTTVDVRALVAIGGAHRPYLRGFLAQLVADVAQLSDAVAALHLAAGPGPRPFGQLVERLPRHQGSLGEDAP; via the coding sequence GTGACCGTGCTCGACGACTACACGGCGGCGCTGGCGCAGCCGCGGCTGGGGGAGGCCCCCGACCGGTACGACGAGCTGGTCGCCCCCGACGGCACCCTCCGGCCCGCCTGGCGTCCGCTCGCGGAGGCGGCGTTCCGGCTCACGGCCGGTGACCTCGCCCGCGTCGACGACGAGATCCAGCGGACCCTCGCCGACGACGGCGTCACCTACGCGCTGCCGGGGGAGCGTCCCGAGCCGTGGCGCCTCGACCCGGTGCCCCTCGTCATCGAGCCCGACGAGTGGTCGACCCTCGAGGTGGGGCTGACGCAGCGCGCCGAGCTGCTCAACGCGGTGCTGGCCGACCTCTACGGACCCCGGACGCTGCTGCGCTCGGGCGTGCTCCCGGCCCCCCTCGTGCTCGGCCACCCGGGCTACGCCCGCGTCGTGGCGCGGGCCTCCAACGCGGACCCCCGACCCCTGCTGCTCTCGGCGACGGACCTCGGCCGCACCGCCGCGGGCGAGTGGCGCGTGCTGGCCGACCGGGCGCAGGCGCCGTCCGGCATGGGGTACGCCATGGAGAACCGGCGGGTCGTCTCGCGGGTGCTGCCGGAGCTCTACCGCCAGGCGACGCTGCACCGGATGGCGCCCTTCTTCCACGCGTTGCGCACGTCGCTGCTGCAGGCGGCGCCCGGCGACCCCGCCGACCCCCGTGTCGTCGTGCTCTCGCCGGGACCGCACTCGGAGACGGCCTACGACCAGGCGTTCCTCGCGAGCACCCTCGGCGTCCCGCTCGTGCAGGGCAGCGACCTGACGGTGCGTGACGGTGCCGTCTGGATGCGTGTCTTCGAGCACCTCGAGCCGGTGCACGTCATCCTGCGGCGCGTCGACGCCGCGTTCAGCGACCCGCTGGAGCTGCGCGGCGACTCGCGCCTGGGGGTCGCGGGCCTCTCCGAGGCGGTACGCCGCGGCACGGTCCGCGTCGTCAACGGCCTGGGCTCCGGCGTGCTCGAGAACCCGGGCCTGCTGCCCTACCTCCCGGCGGTCGCCCAGCACCTGCTGGGGGAGGACCTGCGCCTCGACGCGGTGCCGACCTGGTGGTGCGGGGAGGCGGAGCAGCGCCGCACCGTCCTCGACCGGCTCGACGAGCTCGAGGTGCGGCGCATCGACGGCACCCGGGTCGACGGCGACCCCGACTCCCTGCGCGCCCGGATCCTCGCCGAGCCGCACGCCCACGTGGGCCAGCAGCCCATCGCCCTCTCGCAGGTGCCGACCTTCGGGCGCGAGCGCGCGTCGTACGGGCCGCCGACCGGCCGGATCGCTCCCGGTCCGATGTCGCTGCGGACCTTCTCGCTCTGGTACGGCTCGTCCTACCGCCCGCTCGTCGGCGGGCTCGCCACGGTGCGCGAGCGCCGGGACGGCGGGCGGACCTCGCCGTGGGTGTCGAAGGACGTCTGGGTCCTCAAGAAGGACGCCGCCGAGCCCGACCAGCACCTGGCCCACCAGCTGCAGCTGTCCTACGCGGTGCCCGGCGCGGCCAGCGGTCCGCGCGTGCTCGACGACCTCTTCTGGTTCGGCCGCTACCGCGAGCGGGCCGAGGACCTCCTGCGCCTCGTGCTCACCGCCCACGCGCTGGCGGAGGACTACCGCGCCCGGCCGTGGTCGTCGGGCGGGGCGAGCCTGGCCGTCGCGTGGTCGGCGATCCACCGGCTCTGCCCGCTGCCGGACACCGCGCCGTACGCCGCGGCCTTCGCCGGTCTCGCCGGTCCGGAGGCCGCGCGGGCGGAGGCGTTCGGGGCGCCCCTCGACGCCGAGTTCCACGCCGTGCTGCTCGACCCGGCGCGGGAGGGCAGCGTCGCGCAGTCGCTGGCCGCGCTGCGGTCGTGCGCCGGGGGCGTGCGCGACCAGCTGTCCGCGGACACCTGGCGGGCGTTCGCGGCGCTGGACCGCGCCGCCGCGACCCTGACGGCCTCGCCCCACAGCCACCGCGTGGAGGAGGCGAGCGGCCGCATGCTCGACGGCATGCTCGCCCTCACCGGCGTCACGGCCAACATGGTGCGCGACCCGGGCTGGCACATGGCCGGCGCCGGGCGCACCCTCGAGCGCGCCCAGCAGGTCGCGCGGCTGCTCGCCGCGGCGACGGTGGAGCGGCGCGGGCTCGACACGGACCGGCGGGTGCTCAACGTCGTGCTCGGCGCGACGGAGTCGGTGGTGACGCACCGCCGGCGGCACCGCGGCTACGTCAAGGTCGACAGCGTGCTCGAGCTGCTGCTGCTCGACCCCCACAACCCGCGCTCGGTGGCGTTCTGCCTCGACGAGCTGCGCGGCCACCTCGCGGCGATGCCCGGCTCGACGGGCTCGACCCGTCCGGAGCGCCTGCTGGAGGAGCTCGCGGAGCGCGTCACCACGGTCGACGTGCGGGCGCTCGTCGCGATCGGCGGGGCGCACCGGCCCTACCTGCGGGGGTTCCTCGCCCAGCTCGTCGCCGACGTCGCCCAGCTCTCCGACGCCGTCGCCGCGCTGCACCTCGCCGCCGGTCCTGGCCCCCGGCCCTTCGGGCAGCTGGTCGAGCGGCTCCCGCGCCACCAGGGCTCGCTCGGGGAGGACGCCCCGTGA
- a CDS encoding DUF2510 domain-containing protein, which translates to MSGQAGPGWYPDGAGGERWWDGQQWTDQSRPAQGPGAPQAPQGQYGQPGQYGQPGQYGQPGQYGQPGQYGQPGQYGQVGQFGQPGQYGQPGQPPTKKRGGLVALVAALVALVLIGGGVASYFVWFRDSDDDPRRDEETSAAEGPEDVAVEYTEAYATLDFRTMCELTSTDGRDDLYSDFDAGDATDCDDFDDLASATYDELLGNGTSDVFGDYADIDELRADLSDNGQFVPGDVEVVEGDPEADDEIKVRVPGTYEYDGDNPDIDAENDDEIVLDMVREDDDWRVEGVDATYDSDSDGGSGSSDDGSSDDGSADEGADEPAEQPTAAAPDAAAAPGATEEAAAALLQEIAVAAQGNDWETVCDASSQGIQIYNFSFFDVEDCAAVAAAAGDRNWAEVEVRSLDVPEGAGEGDTATATLAHTSSAGAPGQQEVTLVVESGEWRLDTDLIPS; encoded by the coding sequence ATGAGCGGGCAGGCGGGACCGGGGTGGTACCCCGACGGGGCAGGCGGCGAGCGCTGGTGGGACGGCCAGCAGTGGACGGACCAGTCGCGACCGGCCCAGGGCCCCGGGGCACCTCAGGCGCCGCAGGGCCAGTACGGCCAGCCCGGTCAGTACGGCCAGCCCGGTCAGTACGGCCAGCCCGGTCAGTACGGCCAGCCCGGTCAGTACGGCCAGCCCGGTCAGTACGGCCAGGTGGGTCAGTTCGGCCAGCCCGGTCAGTACGGCCAGCCCGGCCAGCCCCCGACCAAGAAGCGCGGTGGGCTCGTCGCGCTGGTGGCGGCCCTGGTGGCGCTCGTGCTCATCGGGGGCGGCGTCGCGTCGTACTTCGTCTGGTTCCGCGACAGCGACGACGACCCGAGGCGTGACGAGGAGACGTCGGCCGCGGAGGGCCCGGAGGACGTCGCGGTGGAGTACACCGAGGCCTACGCGACCCTCGACTTCCGCACGATGTGCGAGCTGACGTCGACCGACGGGCGCGACGACCTCTACAGCGACTTCGACGCCGGCGACGCGACCGACTGCGACGACTTCGACGACCTGGCGTCGGCCACCTACGACGAGCTGCTGGGCAACGGGACGAGCGACGTGTTCGGCGACTACGCCGACATCGACGAGCTGCGCGCCGACCTCAGCGACAACGGGCAGTTCGTGCCGGGCGACGTCGAGGTGGTCGAGGGTGACCCCGAGGCCGACGACGAGATCAAGGTGCGGGTGCCGGGCACCTACGAGTACGACGGTGACAACCCCGACATCGACGCCGAGAACGACGACGAGATCGTGCTCGACATGGTCCGCGAGGACGACGATTGGCGGGTGGAGGGCGTCGACGCGACGTACGACAGCGACTCCGACGGCGGCTCCGGTTCGAGCGACGACGGTTCGAGCGACGACGGCAGCGCGGACGAGGGCGCCGACGAGCCCGCCGAGCAGCCGACGGCCGCGGCCCCCGACGCCGCGGCCGCTCCGGGCGCCACCGAGGAAGCGGCCGCGGCGCTGCTACAGGAGATCGCGGTGGCCGCCCAGGGCAACGACTGGGAGACCGTCTGCGACGCCAGCTCGCAGGGGATCCAGATCTACAACTTCTCCTTCTTCGACGTCGAGGACTGCGCCGCTGTCGCCGCCGCGGCGGGCGACCGCAACTGGGCGGAGGTCGAGGTGCGCTCGCTCGACGTCCCGGAGGGCGCGGGCGAGGGCGACACCGCGACCGCGACGCTCGCCCACACGTCGAGCGCGGGCGCGCCGGGGCAGCAGGAGGTCACGCTCGTCGTCGAGTCCGGCGAGTGGCGCCTCGACACCGACCTGATCCCCAGCTGA
- a CDS encoding DUF2510 domain-containing protein: MTDDGVTEPGWYDDGSGTMRWWDGQRWTEQTLPDDGATAVGTPFGQGAPGSDPQQGYGQQGGFGQQGGYGAQPGGFGQQPGYGGTPPYQQGFGQQGGWDSGTPGGSGGGGKGKLFAIIGGVVAVVLIAALVVGFLVLGNNDDNNDDRDTADENSQSDDPTADGGSDSSDDPTDDESQGSDDPTDDESQGSDDGGGADTSDAESVADSFAAAVDEDDWETVCDLNSADVQELNFNYYDVTDCAELGTAATASKQWDDVTVTSVDVSGDSGTAEVDYTGEFGESSTTWDLVDEDGEWRIDSDVIPLRES, from the coding sequence ATGACCGACGACGGTGTGACGGAGCCCGGCTGGTACGACGACGGCTCGGGGACGATGCGGTGGTGGGACGGGCAACGGTGGACGGAGCAGACGCTGCCGGATGACGGCGCGACCGCCGTCGGCACGCCGTTCGGCCAGGGCGCCCCCGGGTCCGACCCGCAGCAGGGCTACGGCCAGCAGGGCGGCTTCGGCCAGCAGGGCGGGTACGGCGCGCAGCCCGGTGGCTTCGGCCAGCAGCCCGGCTACGGCGGCACGCCGCCCTACCAGCAGGGATTCGGTCAGCAGGGCGGCTGGGACTCCGGCACGCCCGGCGGCAGCGGTGGCGGCGGCAAGGGCAAGCTCTTCGCCATCATCGGCGGCGTCGTCGCGGTGGTGCTGATCGCGGCGCTCGTCGTGGGCTTCCTGGTCCTCGGCAACAACGACGACAACAACGACGACCGCGACACCGCGGACGAGAACTCGCAGTCCGACGACCCCACGGCCGACGGTGGCTCGGACAGCTCCGACGACCCGACGGACGACGAGTCGCAGGGCTCCGACGACCCGACCGACGACGAGTCGCAGGGCTCGGACGACGGCGGCGGTGCCGACACGTCCGACGCCGAGTCGGTCGCGGACTCCTTCGCCGCGGCCGTCGACGAGGACGACTGGGAGACGGTCTGCGACCTCAACTCCGCGGACGTGCAGGAGCTCAACTTCAACTACTACGACGTGACCGACTGCGCGGAGCTGGGCACCGCGGCGACGGCCTCGAAGCAGTGGGACGACGTGACCGTCACCAGCGTCGACGTGTCCGGCGACTCGGGCACCGCGGAGGTCGACTACACGGGCGAGTTCGGCGAGTCGTCGACCACGTGGGACCTCGTCGACGAGGACGGCGAGTGGCGGATCGACAGCGACGTGATCCCGCTGCGGGAGTCCTGA
- a CDS encoding transglutaminase family protein — translation MRYRVWHRTTYTYDDDVTNSLGIAYLTPRELPFQQVHERSLQVTPAAEVRDDVDVHGNTASYFQVVTRHRELEVYAESVVDVTTPAYDAAVLAQPWEDARPAARPESPDAWEAWEYALPSSLADQGPEVRAYVAASLTPGRPVGEAVTDLVRRIHADFAYDPAATTVSSTVADLMADRAGVCQDFAHLTLAGLRSHGLAVRYVSGYLATTPPPGRERLVGADASHAWSAVWVPGLPDAEGGRGPGTWLAVDPTNDTWADDRYVTVAWGRDYADVTPLKGVIYTEASSSRLSVAVDVAPLPS, via the coding sequence GTGAGGTACCGCGTCTGGCACCGCACCACCTACACCTACGACGACGACGTCACCAACAGCCTCGGCATCGCCTACCTGACGCCCCGCGAGCTGCCGTTCCAGCAGGTGCACGAGCGCTCGCTGCAGGTGACGCCGGCGGCCGAGGTGCGCGACGACGTCGACGTCCACGGCAACACGGCGTCGTACTTCCAGGTCGTCACGCGGCACCGCGAGCTGGAGGTGTACGCCGAGAGCGTCGTCGACGTCACCACCCCGGCGTACGACGCGGCCGTGCTCGCCCAGCCCTGGGAGGACGCCCGACCGGCGGCCCGCCCCGAGAGCCCGGACGCGTGGGAGGCGTGGGAGTACGCCCTTCCCTCCTCCCTGGCCGACCAGGGGCCGGAGGTGCGGGCGTACGTCGCGGCCTCCCTCACGCCCGGCCGCCCGGTCGGTGAGGCGGTCACGGACCTGGTGCGACGCATCCACGCCGACTTCGCCTACGACCCGGCGGCGACGACGGTGAGCAGCACGGTCGCGGACCTGATGGCGGACCGCGCCGGCGTCTGCCAGGACTTCGCCCACCTGACGCTCGCCGGGCTGCGCTCCCACGGGCTGGCGGTGCGCTACGTGTCGGGCTACCTGGCGACCACACCGCCGCCCGGCCGGGAGCGGCTCGTGGGCGCGGACGCGAGCCACGCGTGGAGCGCCGTCTGGGTGCCGGGCCTGCCGGACGCCGAGGGCGGCCGCGGCCCCGGCACGTGGCTCGCCGTCGACCCGACCAACGACACGTGGGCCGACGACCGGTACGTGACCGTGGCCTGGGGCCGGGACTACGCCGACGTCACGCCGCTGAAGGGCGTCATCTACACGGAGGCGTCCTCCTCGCGGCTGTCCGTGGCGGTGGACGTGGCGCCGCTCCCCAGCTGA